The genomic interval TATGTTTAGATGTGAGGCAGAGAGAAGTTGGCACCAGGTGTTAGCCAACGTTTCTACGGTAGCATCGCTGCTTGTTTCCACTGTGGTGGCAGCAAAAGCGAAACACCACAAAGACTTTAAGCTCAGGCAAAACTGCACACAATCTTACCAATTATAGAGAATGGAGCCAGTTTATTATTATGTAGCTGAAGTGTTTATTGTTCCAGTGTGACATGGTTAACAACCCAGGATTTATAAGGCCGGTGTTACACTTCATGTGTAATGATGGACCCACTTTAGCATAGATGCTAACAAGCAGATGTTactgatgttttcttgtttccaatctattgctgttgtttttgtttttgcttttcttttgctcttttctttcatttgctgtaagacaaatgaaagaattttggccattttaacataatttcaTGTCTAGACTCCAGATTACATCAATAAGTTCCTCCAGTTTTTcgcaaatctgaaaaattcacacaaaatcaacagatacCCAACATTTTTTTTCGTCATTTCACTGCAACTTTTTCTCTAAATTGGCCAAAAGCATTGGGTTTAAGTGACCTCTGACCGCCTATGTGGTCAACCGCATGACTGAGAGGTAATGATGATTAGAGTCAGTGACCGATGTGAATCAGGTGTTTGAGTCCAGCTAGCTAAACTGAGGTACGAACAAGAgaacaaaacatggaaaacaacaTAATTAAGCAACAACACATCTAATCAAATGTCAAACCAAGTCAATTTCATACAACGGCCGTAAAATCAACAtgcctaaaaataaatttcaaaataaaaacaagcacgagaaataatgacaattaaatGGTAAAAAGTGACTGCTTGGAGATTTGAAGCTACATGTAAACAAGTAAGACCAACAAATGGACATAAATAAGATCAAATGAACTATGTTACTGGTAACTggtatttctgttgttttttttatttcctgtttatgataaacagtaaaatattgtATGAAGTGAACTTCTGTTTTGTGAGCGATGGATGGTTGAggctgaatatttaaaagtgatGGACCTCCGCTACATAAACCAAAAACTGCTTCAAAGTTTACCAGACAAATGAGATGCAGTAGAGAATTTAACCCCACAGAAACAGACGagtcatttcttttcttatatttactgaaataactTATAGAACTTTATAGCAGCCAAAAGTAGAAATTGTTTGGCTTTTCTACCAGCCTCTCCTGAAGAACAGATTCAACTGTTACACATTTATCACCAGCATGTggggcaaacacacacacacacacacacatatcaacACACACATTGGCTCATATCAAAGCTTTTACTGTGTTAGAGGTAGCAGATTCTCagacatgaaagaaaacaaagagcatCAAAACTACTGCAGATGAATCTTCCATTCATCTGCAGTAGTTTGTTGTTACCTTATTCAGTGCTTTGTGAACGctcaacatttttatgaattatttgtATCGTGTGTTATTTGACGTGACAGAATTACTTCCGGCTCTTTGCAACCAATCATCGCCGTTTCTCCTGTTCTAATAAAATGATTCTCGTCGTCAGTTTGAGGAAACGgataacacaaagaaaactccACCTCTACACTGCAGGCTGTCTAGAACTGACCCACAGTTTATTGCTCTGACTGAACCATGTGGAGCACAATGATGGACATCAACACCATATTGGTTTTCCTCTTCTCCTTCAGTAAGTACAGCTATCTATGGTTTTCTcaacacattttccatttctgttcagAACGCACCACATATTGACTTCCATCGTTCGGAGTTGTAGTTTGATCTCTGTGAATGTTTCAGGTTGGATCACTAAGTCAGACTTTGACTTTCACTCGGTTCTGGTTCAGCCTGGTGACGACGTCACTCTGCTCTGCCCCAACTTAAGCAAAGTTCTCGAACACATTTTCTGGTATAAAGTGATCCCTGGACCCAATGTCAGCCGCATCTCATCGATGGTTCATGTTGGATCTGAAGTTCGTCTATATGATGGATTTCAACGTGAGAAATTCAACATGACGTCAAACAGCACAAACATCTTTCTGAACATCAAACAAGTGAATTTCTCAGATTCTGGACTTTATATCTGTGGAACCATGTCACAAAGTTGTCAGAAAATCTTcagtgaaacatatttacaagtTGAAGGTAAGAATGCTTGTATTATGTCAGGGCTAATctaatgtttttaatctatATACTGGTTTGTCGTTGTGCAGATTTGAACCCACGATGGTCTCACTTTGTCAACAGATGGTTTAgaacagttttctaaaatcTCCTTCATGATCggccaaataaaatccacctaaTGGAGCTAATGTGTCTTTATCAGCAGCTAATCACCTGATCTGCTCTGTTTTACAGGAGCCACCCGACCCAAATGTGTATCAGACCCAGAATCAAAGCAAGGTAGGTTGAAACAATGTGAATGATAAGGAATAAAACGTTTCCAAAAAGAATCTAGAAATAAATGAGATACAAGATTTGAGGTTTAATGACAAATTTTcctgaaaaactatttttctacatgtttacTGTTATATTTACATGTGGATTTTCTTACTATACTATGTagttgatgttttctttgatgTGAATTTTAATTTCCCTTAAAGTCTCTTGTTTcacattaataataatgttgctgaaaaggcattaataataataactatatcaaattattataataatgatattaacatttttattatcaacAGGAATAATAtaattgcattattattattattattattattattattattattattattattattattattattattattattattattattattattattatatagtTACTACCGTTAATTTGCTGCTGTTACAACTGAATTTTCCTACTGAGGGtcaataaaggatatttctataaatttttcttttctattctatCGTTTAGGTGAAGGCCTGCAACATGATTAGTTCATATTTGTGAGACGGAAATAGACGGAGATAAAATATTAATCTCACAAAGAAgttcattaaaatcataataacTGTCTCTGTTGCAGATGGACTGGATGGATTCAACAAACTGCTCACTGTGACTCTGGGAGGTTCAGTGATTTTTCTTGCTGCTGTCATCGTGGGCCTGGTTTGGAAAATCAGGACTTTTCATAAAGGTATTTTTGTTGCAATCTctttttttgtaccttttttgATTGcgatcaaatcaaaataaacaactgatGTAAACagaagagtttttgtttttcagctccGACCAACAGACgacatcaacaacaaaatgagGTGCTGACATAATGATCAAATTCATTTTCTAAGATTAACCTAAAACGTACCTGCAGTACCTTCTGTAAATGATTTCTCGTTGCAGAACCTGGACTCTCTGAACTACGCAGCGCTGAAATTCAAAGCAACCAGCAGCACGAGGCTTTctgaagagagagagacggagaccAGTGTGCTGTATGCCGCCACCAGATAGAACgacaaatattattt from Gambusia affinis linkage group LG18, SWU_Gaff_1.0, whole genome shotgun sequence carries:
- the LOC122820738 gene encoding uncharacterized protein LOC122820738 encodes the protein MWSTMMDINTILVFLFSFSWITKSDFDFHSVLVQPGDDVTLLCPNLSKVLEHIFWYKVIPGPNVSRISSMVHVGSEVRLYDGFQREKFNMTSNSTNIFLNIKQVNFSDSGLYICGTMSQSCQKIFSETYLQVEGATRPKCVSDPESKQDGLDGFNKLLTVTLGGSVIFLAAVIVGLVWKIRTFHKAPTNRRHQQQNENLDSLNYAALKFKATSSTRLSEERETETSVLYAATR